One genomic region from Haloprofundus salinisoli encodes:
- a CDS encoding DUF4385 domain-containing protein, with product MDSTSGGSRADDESRASGTESTESNAAATETTSSEETPDDSRSGSGGGSGPEYETNFRDHPDCYSVGRGEEGVFKVQPYKGELLALWSYADRATADESGDAIYGRFLDYRDAGDFVGMDMARKYLQMGYTRSMRYARYPGGKKYDDDGKERDAQHWADDDKREAALVYEAWWSKAEADETYAERKKEHREKHG from the coding sequence ATGGACTCAACGTCGGGCGGAAGTCGGGCGGACGACGAGTCAAGGGCGAGCGGAACCGAATCGACCGAATCGAACGCCGCAGCGACCGAAACGACGTCGTCGGAGGAGACGCCGGACGACTCCCGTTCCGGAAGCGGCGGCGGTAGCGGACCCGAGTACGAGACGAACTTCCGGGACCACCCCGACTGTTACTCGGTCGGCCGCGGCGAGGAAGGCGTCTTCAAGGTCCAACCGTACAAGGGCGAACTCCTGGCGTTGTGGAGTTACGCAGACCGGGCGACGGCCGACGAGTCCGGCGACGCCATCTACGGTCGGTTCCTCGACTACCGCGACGCCGGCGACTTCGTCGGAATGGACATGGCCCGAAAGTACCTCCAGATGGGTTACACTCGGTCGATGCGCTACGCGCGCTATCCCGGCGGCAAGAAGTACGACGACGACGGCAAGGAGCGCGACGCCCAACACTGGGCCGACGACGACAAACGCGAAGCGGCGCTCGTCTACGAAGCCTGGTGGAGTAAGGCCGAAGCCGACGAGACGTACGCCGAGCGGAAGAAAGAACACCGCGAGAAACACGGATAA
- a CDS encoding Hvo_1808 family surface protein, protein MRRTLAVAVAVLMVLSGCAGFVGSEEPNSTPAAPDDTDGAPSTATDTADTADSTDSAPPAGDAPPSGDGMADAPPDPDSDRLGWEGGYWYNETLTVDQSDGLNESELDAVVNRSMARVERIRGLEFEESVPVEVISRAEFRNQSAGSAENYPPQRRAFDNAQFEALFMINESTDSIAVQNSNTGASVGGYYSPAEKRIVVVSENTTSPKLNEVTLAQELFHALQDQQFDLTRYNQSTREKHNAVDGLVEGDGNYVDWLYERRCDAEWDCLEDSARSGGGGGLANYGPYLIQYQPYSDGPTFVRQLREQGGWEAVNAAYENPPASTEQVIHPERYPDDRPVEPTVTDRTSGTWQQLEPEGRPNYGELGEAGVNAMLVYPLYETRGQTQIIPARHWYNLNESGEIEQFDPFNYDHPYTDGFRGDRFVAYQNDAGETGYVWKLVWDNSSEAGEFVDGYERLLQFRSAQELRDAAGPGTVYRIAEGDNGFADAFRVVQDGDTVYIVNAPTVEQLSDVRATQS, encoded by the coding sequence ATGCGACGTACGCTCGCGGTTGCGGTCGCCGTGCTGATGGTGCTGTCGGGCTGTGCCGGGTTCGTCGGTTCGGAGGAACCGAACTCGACGCCCGCCGCCCCCGACGACACGGACGGCGCACCGTCGACCGCCACTGACACGGCTGACACGGCCGATTCGACCGACAGCGCCCCGCCGGCCGGTGACGCGCCTCCCTCCGGCGACGGCATGGCCGACGCGCCGCCGGACCCCGACTCCGACAGACTCGGCTGGGAGGGCGGCTACTGGTACAACGAGACGCTCACTGTCGACCAGTCCGACGGCCTCAACGAGTCGGAACTCGACGCGGTCGTCAACCGTTCGATGGCGCGCGTCGAGCGCATTCGCGGCCTGGAGTTCGAGGAGTCGGTCCCCGTCGAAGTGATCTCGCGGGCGGAGTTCCGCAACCAGTCGGCCGGCAGCGCGGAGAACTACCCGCCGCAGCGCCGCGCGTTCGACAACGCGCAGTTCGAGGCGCTGTTCATGATAAACGAGTCGACGGACTCCATCGCCGTCCAGAACTCGAACACCGGTGCCTCCGTCGGCGGTTACTACAGCCCCGCCGAGAAGCGCATCGTCGTCGTGAGCGAGAACACCACCTCGCCGAAGCTGAACGAGGTGACGCTCGCTCAGGAGCTGTTCCACGCGCTGCAGGACCAGCAGTTCGACCTGACGCGCTACAACCAGTCGACGCGCGAGAAGCACAACGCCGTCGACGGTCTCGTCGAGGGTGACGGCAACTACGTCGACTGGCTGTACGAGCGGCGCTGCGACGCCGAGTGGGACTGCCTCGAAGACAGCGCCCGAAGCGGCGGTGGCGGCGGCCTCGCCAACTACGGCCCGTACCTCATCCAGTATCAGCCGTACAGCGACGGGCCGACGTTCGTCCGCCAACTCCGCGAACAGGGCGGCTGGGAGGCGGTCAACGCAGCCTACGAGAATCCGCCGGCCAGCACCGAACAGGTCATCCACCCCGAGCGCTACCCCGACGACAGACCGGTCGAACCCACGGTGACCGACCGGACGAGCGGCACGTGGCAGCAACTCGAACCCGAGGGTCGGCCGAACTACGGCGAACTCGGCGAGGCGGGCGTCAACGCGATGCTCGTCTACCCGCTGTACGAGACGCGGGGACAGACGCAGATAATCCCCGCCCGTCACTGGTACAACCTCAACGAGAGCGGCGAAATCGAACAGTTCGACCCGTTCAACTACGACCACCCGTACACCGACGGCTTCCGCGGTGACCGTTTCGTCGCCTACCAGAACGACGCCGGCGAAACCGGTTACGTCTGGAAACTCGTCTGGGACAACTCCTCGGAGGCCGGTGAGTTCGTCGACGGCTACGAGCGACTCCTGCAGTTCCGAAGCGCACAGGAGCTCCGAGACGCCGCCGGACCCGGGACGGTTTACCGCATCGCCGAGGGTGACAACGGCTTCGCGGACGCGTTCCGCGTCGTCCAGGACGGCGACACCGTCTACATCGTCAACGCGCCGACCGTCGAACAGCTCTCAGACGTCCGGGCGACGCAGTCGTAG
- a CDS encoding PaaI family thioesterase, producing the protein MDDSESFPSDAAALLQQFIEQEHGYLSWLNTRVDSIERGRVVMSIPYDEKLTNTTSPPTIHGGVAATLVDTVGGVAQRSTFDDPTQGGVATVNLNVNYLRRASGDLTATADVVRAGGSIGVSDITVESPTPDGGTEAVATGQAAYRLFR; encoded by the coding sequence ATGGACGATTCCGAGTCGTTTCCGTCGGACGCCGCCGCGCTCCTCCAGCAGTTCATCGAACAGGAACACGGCTACCTCTCGTGGTTGAACACGCGCGTCGACAGCATCGAACGCGGACGCGTCGTGATGTCGATTCCGTACGACGAGAAACTCACCAACACCACGTCGCCGCCGACGATTCACGGGGGCGTCGCTGCGACGCTCGTCGACACCGTGGGCGGCGTCGCCCAGCGGTCGACGTTCGACGACCCGACGCAGGGTGGCGTCGCCACGGTGAACCTCAACGTCAACTACCTGCGCCGCGCCTCGGGTGACCTGACGGCGACGGCGGACGTCGTCCGGGCGGGCGGGAGCATCGGCGTCAGCGACATCACCGTCGAGAGCCCAACCCCCGACGGGGGAACCGAGGCCGTCGCCACCGGCCAGGCCGCCTACCGACTGTTCCGCTGA
- a CDS encoding nicotinate phosphoribosyltransferase encodes MSDSEFDIVGPEAIREGRATDAYFDRTETTLRHADKNPPVVAEVTADQFPSGDFELLAGVKDAAALLAPLGVRVDALPEGMLFDGGPVMRIEGDYLDFARYETSLLGFLSHASGVATAALETRVAAPESNVLSFGARHVHPSIAAMVERSALLGGLDGFSHVAAGDVLGREASGTMPHALLLCFGRGNQEGAWLAFDEAVPEDVPRIALCDTFSDEKDEVVRAAEALGDRLSGVRLDTTSSRRGDFRHIVREVRWELKARDIDGVDVFVSGGLGPTDLRHLRDVVDGFGVGGYVSNATPVDFALDIVEIDGEAIAKRGKLSGVKEVYRTPDGRHHVGLRGAAAPADAESLMEPLVRGGEVVRSFDVDAAAERALADAARTGFGAE; translated from the coding sequence ATGAGCGACAGCGAGTTCGACATCGTCGGTCCCGAGGCCATTCGCGAGGGTCGCGCCACCGACGCCTACTTCGACCGAACCGAGACGACGCTCCGACACGCGGACAAGAACCCGCCCGTCGTCGCCGAAGTCACCGCCGACCAGTTCCCCTCCGGCGACTTCGAGCTACTCGCTGGCGTGAAGGACGCCGCCGCCCTCTTGGCCCCGCTCGGCGTCCGCGTCGACGCCCTCCCCGAGGGGATGCTGTTCGACGGCGGACCCGTGATGCGAATCGAGGGCGACTACCTCGACTTCGCGCGCTACGAAACCTCCCTCTTGGGCTTTCTCTCGCACGCCTCCGGCGTCGCCACCGCCGCGCTCGAAACCCGCGTCGCCGCGCCGGAGTCGAACGTGCTCTCGTTCGGCGCGCGCCACGTCCACCCCTCCATCGCGGCGATGGTCGAGCGGAGCGCACTTCTCGGCGGACTCGACGGCTTCTCGCACGTCGCCGCCGGTGACGTACTCGGCCGCGAGGCGAGCGGGACGATGCCGCACGCGCTGTTGCTCTGTTTCGGCCGCGGAAACCAGGAGGGGGCGTGGCTGGCGTTCGACGAGGCGGTGCCCGAGGACGTGCCGCGCATCGCGCTCTGCGACACGTTCTCCGACGAGAAGGACGAGGTCGTCCGGGCGGCGGAGGCGCTCGGCGACCGCCTCTCGGGGGTCCGTCTCGACACGACGAGTTCGCGTCGCGGCGACTTCCGCCACATCGTCCGCGAGGTGCGCTGGGAACTGAAGGCCCGCGACATCGACGGCGTCGACGTCTTCGTCAGCGGCGGGTTGGGACCGACCGACCTCCGCCACCTCCGCGACGTCGTCGACGGCTTCGGCGTGGGGGGCTACGTCTCGAACGCGACGCCCGTCGACTTCGCGCTCGACATCGTCGAGATCGACGGCGAAGCCATCGCCAAGCGGGGCAAACTCTCCGGCGTCAAGGAGGTGTACCGGACGCCCGACGGCCGCCACCACGTCGGCCTCCGCGGGGCAGCGGCACCGGCCGACGCCGAATCGCTGATGGAGCCGTTGGTCCGCGGCGGCGAGGTCGTCCGGTCGTTCGACGTCGACGCGGCCGCAGAACGCGCGCTGGCCGACGCAGCGCGAACCGGATTCGGCGCGGAGTGA
- a CDS encoding TIGR00296 family protein produces MSEAQTIRLSYEDGARAVELARESVESFVLHGQREQPGSMRDAFYARTGAFVRLQSTRGRRQLRGCAGAYRGKDQLGHAIVDAAIQAASGDSCGSEVEPPELPNLNISVCIVNNTILTNDPLADLELGSHGVAVDNGGQHGWLYPTIPVENGWSKEEYLTRVCRKARLSPFAWKDDDTMVTLFEGQVFRERSDGGSVEEL; encoded by the coding sequence ATGTCCGAGGCGCAAACCATACGCCTCTCCTACGAGGATGGGGCTCGGGCGGTTGAACTCGCTCGGGAGTCGGTCGAATCGTTCGTCTTGCATGGCCAACGAGAGCAACCGGGGAGCATGCGCGATGCGTTCTATGCTCGAACGGGCGCGTTCGTACGGTTACAGTCGACACGCGGGCGAAGACAGCTCCGTGGTTGTGCAGGGGCGTATCGGGGTAAAGACCAACTCGGCCACGCGATAGTCGACGCCGCCATCCAAGCGGCGTCGGGCGATTCGTGTGGCTCGGAGGTCGAGCCACCGGAGCTCCCGAATCTGAACATCTCGGTCTGCATCGTCAACAACACTATTCTCACCAACGACCCCCTCGCTGACCTCGAACTCGGGAGCCACGGGGTCGCCGTCGACAACGGCGGACAACACGGCTGGCTCTACCCGACGATTCCCGTCGAGAACGGCTGGAGCAAAGAGGAGTACCTCACGCGCGTCTGCCGAAAAGCGCGTCTCTCGCCGTTCGCCTGGAAGGACGACGACACGATGGTGACGCTGTTCGAGGGTCAGGTGTTCCGCGAGCGGTCCGACGGCGGCAGCGTCGAAGAGCTGTAA
- a CDS encoding dihydroorotase — MLITHARLADGREVDVRTEGETIAAVEPAGSLSPDGDELELEADDRLLLPGAIDAHVHFREPGYSHKETWETGSKSAAAGGVTAVVDQPNTSPPTIDGDAFDEKSELAEKSLVDYGISGGVTESWDPDSLFDRPLFALGEVFLADSTGDMGIDAGLFAEAVARAADAGVTVSVHAEDAELFDESVKGQDAGGEGRKADADPWSAFRTAEAEAAAVERALDVGAESAASIHIAHTSTPEGVDAASEAGATCEVTPHHLLLSRDDLSELGTYGRMNPPLRSEKRREAVYERVADGTVDIIATDHAPHTREEKETDLWSAPSGVPGVETMLPLLLNEAREGRLTYERVRDLTAANPARIFDLPRKGAVEVGRDADLVLVDPEDPREIRGDDLHSNCEWTPFEGFSGVFPQVTTVRGRVVYDPEGETGTLSSTFGDAAGANVRE, encoded by the coding sequence ATGCTCATCACACACGCACGCCTCGCCGACGGCCGGGAGGTCGACGTCCGGACCGAGGGCGAGACCATCGCGGCGGTCGAACCCGCGGGGTCGCTCTCGCCCGACGGCGACGAACTCGAACTGGAGGCCGACGACCGACTGCTTCTGCCCGGTGCCATCGACGCGCACGTCCACTTCCGCGAACCCGGCTACTCGCACAAGGAGACGTGGGAGACGGGGTCGAAGAGCGCCGCCGCAGGCGGCGTCACCGCCGTCGTCGACCAGCCGAACACCAGTCCCCCGACCATCGACGGCGACGCGTTCGACGAGAAAAGCGAGTTGGCCGAAAAATCGCTCGTCGACTACGGCATCAGCGGCGGCGTCACGGAGTCGTGGGACCCCGACTCGCTGTTCGACCGGCCGCTGTTCGCGCTCGGCGAGGTGTTTCTCGCCGACTCGACCGGCGACATGGGTATCGACGCCGGCCTGTTCGCCGAGGCCGTCGCCCGCGCCGCCGACGCCGGTGTGACTGTGAGCGTCCACGCCGAGGACGCCGAGCTGTTCGACGAGAGCGTGAAGGGCCAGGATGCAGGGGGCGAAGGCCGCAAGGCCGACGCCGACCCGTGGAGCGCCTTCCGGACCGCGGAGGCCGAAGCCGCCGCCGTCGAGCGAGCACTCGACGTGGGCGCGGAGTCGGCCGCGTCGATTCACATCGCCCACACCAGCACGCCCGAGGGCGTCGACGCCGCGAGCGAGGCGGGCGCGACCTGCGAGGTGACGCCGCACCACCTGCTGTTGTCGCGCGACGACCTCTCCGAATTGGGCACCTACGGCCGGATGAACCCGCCGCTGCGGAGCGAGAAGCGCCGGGAGGCGGTCTACGAGCGCGTCGCCGACGGCACCGTCGATATTATCGCAACTGACCACGCGCCGCACACCCGCGAGGAGAAGGAGACCGACCTCTGGAGCGCCCCCAGCGGCGTCCCGGGCGTCGAGACGATGCTACCGCTCCTTTTGAACGAGGCCCGCGAGGGTCGATTGACGTACGAGCGCGTCCGCGACCTCACCGCTGCGAACCCGGCGCGCATCTTCGACTTGCCGCGGAAAGGCGCGGTCGAAGTCGGCAGGGACGCCGACCTCGTGCTCGTCGACCCCGAGGATCCGAGAGAGATTCGCGGCGACGACCTCCACAGCAACTGCGAGTGGACGCCGTTCGAGGGCTTCTCGGGGGTGTTCCCGCAGGTGACGACGGTCCGCGGACGAGTCGTCTACGACCCCGAGGGCGAGACGGGCACGCTGTCGTCGACGTTCGGCGACGCTGCGGGCGCGAACGTCAGAGAGTAG
- a CDS encoding M23 family metallopeptidase: MTVTLSSPVVERYRRFSLYNSPYPAHDRGCAVDLYPETNDGLSPISGEVLDTKSVRAPPKPYAVEADHLIVVAVDEANSPGVRFDGGERTGDGDHESDYVARILHVDPAVEPGQYVEAGESLGEMVRSGFFGQWVDNHVHLGFRRADQNAYRAGGSLPLTLDAPVEPLGWDGTGTVVEVGETYVLLDAPSHPDPGAYFAGIAADDGRVLDGGLAHYTGGGVLTGDGVPTGERALTGGRTGREAADAPLSFLDFPVGSVAGRDVRWNSFDVVADGERATGLSLFLAQDSAFGAKLVFHEGHAFAVGDDVRVELVSSDDPIRLG; this comes from the coding sequence ATGACGGTCACGCTCTCCTCGCCCGTCGTCGAACGCTACCGGCGCTTCTCGCTGTACAACTCGCCGTACCCGGCGCACGACCGCGGCTGTGCCGTCGACCTCTACCCCGAGACGAACGACGGACTCTCGCCGATCTCGGGCGAGGTCCTCGACACGAAGTCGGTGCGCGCGCCGCCGAAACCGTACGCAGTCGAAGCGGACCACCTCATCGTGGTCGCCGTCGATGAGGCGAACTCGCCGGGGGTTCGGTTCGACGGCGGAGAGAGGACCGGTGACGGAGACCACGAGAGCGACTACGTCGCCCGCATCCTCCACGTCGACCCGGCGGTCGAACCCGGTCAGTACGTCGAAGCGGGCGAGTCGCTCGGCGAGATGGTCCGATCGGGGTTCTTCGGCCAGTGGGTCGACAACCACGTCCACCTCGGCTTCCGCCGCGCCGACCAGAACGCCTACCGCGCGGGCGGGTCGCTCCCGCTGACGCTCGACGCGCCTGTCGAACCGCTCGGCTGGGACGGCACCGGGACCGTCGTCGAGGTGGGAGAGACGTACGTGCTGCTCGATGCGCCGTCGCATCCCGACCCCGGCGCGTACTTCGCCGGCATCGCCGCCGACGACGGGCGCGTTCTCGACGGCGGGTTGGCGCACTACACTGGCGGTGGGGTACTCACCGGCGATGGGGTCCCTACCGGCGAGAGGGCGCTCACCGGCGGCCGCACGGGTCGGGAAGCGGCGGACGCACCGCTCTCGTTTCTCGACTTTCCGGTCGGGTCCGTGGCCGGACGCGACGTCCGCTGGAACTCTTTCGACGTGGTAGCCGACGGCGAACGAGCGACCGGACTCTCGCTGTTTCTCGCGCAGGACTCGGCGTTCGGGGCGAAACTCGTCTTCCACGAGGGTCACGCGTTCGCCGTCGGCGACGACGTCCGGGTCGAACTCGTGTCGAGCGACGACCCGATTCGTCTGGGGTAA
- a CDS encoding lipoate--protein ligase family protein yields the protein MRVVRGRASDPEADRDATATLLEDAAETGVSALRVWSPHRQLAFGRRDARAEGYDAARDAAEERGYPPLERSVGGRAVAYTGATLAFAHACPVKNMRRGLDERYDDAVSTVIRALETVGVDADRGEPPESFCPGAHSVQCDGKIAGIAQRVRKGSALVSGCVLVADHEEISRVLEPVYAALSVPFDPESVGSVAHAGGDGDAEKVARALEAAFVGDEAAVERVESVTG from the coding sequence ATGCGAGTCGTACGCGGCAGGGCGAGCGACCCGGAGGCCGACCGCGACGCGACGGCGACGCTGCTCGAAGACGCCGCCGAGACGGGCGTTTCGGCGCTCCGCGTCTGGTCGCCGCACCGCCAGCTCGCGTTTGGGCGGCGCGACGCGCGCGCCGAGGGTTACGACGCCGCCCGCGACGCGGCCGAGGAGCGGGGGTATCCGCCCTTAGAGCGGAGCGTCGGCGGCCGCGCCGTCGCCTACACGGGGGCGACGCTCGCGTTCGCACACGCCTGCCCGGTCAAGAATATGCGTCGCGGGTTGGACGAGCGGTACGACGACGCGGTGTCGACGGTGATTCGTGCACTCGAAACGGTCGGGGTCGACGCCGATCGGGGCGAACCGCCCGAGTCGTTCTGCCCGGGCGCGCACTCCGTGCAGTGCGATGGCAAAATCGCGGGCATCGCACAACGCGTCCGCAAGGGTTCGGCGCTCGTCTCCGGCTGCGTGCTCGTCGCCGACCACGAGGAGATCTCGCGGGTTTTAGAGCCGGTGTACGCGGCGCTGTCAGTGCCGTTCGACCCCGAGTCGGTCGGCAGCGTCGCTCACGCTGGCGGCGACGGAGACGCGGAAAAAGTCGCTCGGGCGCTGGAGGCGGCGTTCGTCGGAGACGAAGCGGCGGTCGAGCGCGTCGAATCGGTGACGGGGTGA
- a CDS encoding cysteine hydrolase family protein has translation MYDPDRTAVVVVDMQNGFCHPDGSLYAPASEDVTDPVSTLVERAHDAGARAVYTRDVHPPEQFDGNHYYDEFDRWGEHVVEGTWETELVDELDVREDDHVVTKHSYDAFYQTELEGWLNAHGVKDLLICGTLANVCVLHTAGSAGLRDFRPILVTDAVGYIEEGHKEYAVDHADWLFGETTTLDDVAFE, from the coding sequence ATGTACGATCCGGACCGAACCGCCGTCGTCGTCGTCGACATGCAGAACGGGTTCTGTCACCCCGACGGCAGCCTCTACGCCCCCGCCAGTGAGGATGTGACCGACCCCGTTTCGACGCTCGTAGAGCGCGCGCACGACGCCGGTGCGCGCGCCGTCTACACCCGCGACGTCCACCCGCCCGAGCAGTTCGACGGTAACCACTACTACGACGAGTTCGACCGCTGGGGCGAACACGTCGTCGAAGGGACGTGGGAGACCGAACTCGTCGACGAACTCGACGTCCGCGAGGACGACCACGTCGTCACCAAACACAGCTACGACGCATTCTATCAGACAGAACTGGAGGGTTGGCTGAACGCCCACGGCGTGAAGGACCTCCTCATCTGCGGGACGCTGGCGAACGTCTGCGTGCTCCACACCGCCGGGAGCGCCGGCCTCCGCGACTTCCGGCCGATTCTGGTCACCGACGCGGTCGGCTACATCGAAGAGGGACACAAGGAGTACGCCGTCGACCACGCCGACTGGCTGTTCGGCGAGACGACGACGCTCGACGACGTGGCGTTCGAGTAA
- a CDS encoding Hvo_1808 family surface protein has translation MNTRITVALVVCVVLAGCAAPLTDGSPFDDGFGQSDGEDRLGWENGYAAADPLDIDQSDGLNETEREAFVARTMARVELVRQLEFEEPVPVEVISRAEYRQQRGGAGDAEYEAWNNQVWESLLLVGEDRNVSDVMDSVYGGSVLGYYSPSENRIVIVSDSETPVIDRTTLAHELVHALQDQHFGLESNAATQDRQLARNGIVEGDARYTETLFEQRCGTEWDCVPRPNSGGGGGGGDSGAPGVFLTIYTPYADGPQFVHMLHQEGGWEAVNAVYDEKPQSTEQIIHPEKYPDERPVNVTVEDRSSAEWSRFDTRSAADTVGEASLYAMFWQNGHISQESLRDSPDEYSPYNYSHPATEGWAGDAVVPYQTDDGEYGYVFESEWDSERDAREFADAYRATLTNRLGAEQVGDGVYRVPEESPFGDAFRVTQDGTTVTVVNAPTTEQLDAVHDAD, from the coding sequence GTGAACACGCGCATCACAGTCGCACTCGTCGTCTGCGTGGTCCTCGCCGGGTGCGCCGCGCCGTTGACGGACGGGTCGCCGTTCGACGACGGATTCGGGCAAAGCGACGGCGAAGACCGCCTCGGCTGGGAGAACGGCTACGCCGCCGCCGACCCGCTCGACATCGATCAGTCCGACGGACTGAACGAGACCGAGCGCGAGGCGTTCGTCGCCCGGACGATGGCCCGCGTCGAACTGGTCCGGCAGTTGGAGTTCGAAGAGCCGGTTCCGGTCGAAGTCATCTCCCGCGCAGAGTACAGACAGCAACGGGGCGGGGCGGGCGACGCCGAGTACGAGGCGTGGAACAACCAGGTGTGGGAGTCGCTGTTGCTCGTCGGCGAGGACCGGAACGTCTCGGACGTGATGGACTCCGTCTACGGCGGCTCGGTGCTGGGCTACTACTCGCCGAGCGAGAACCGCATCGTCATCGTCAGCGACTCGGAGACGCCCGTCATCGACCGAACGACGCTGGCGCACGAACTCGTCCACGCGCTGCAAGACCAGCACTTCGGCCTCGAAAGTAACGCGGCGACGCAAGACCGGCAACTCGCGCGAAACGGCATCGTCGAGGGCGACGCCCGCTACACCGAGACGCTGTTCGAACAGCGTTGCGGAACCGAGTGGGACTGTGTCCCCCGCCCGAACAGCGGCGGCGGCGGTGGCGGCGGCGACAGCGGCGCGCCCGGCGTCTTCCTCACCATCTATACGCCGTACGCCGACGGCCCGCAGTTCGTGCACATGCTCCACCAGGAGGGCGGCTGGGAGGCGGTCAACGCCGTCTACGACGAGAAACCGCAGAGTACCGAACAGATCATCCACCCGGAGAAGTATCCCGACGAACGACCGGTGAACGTCACCGTCGAGGACCGGTCGTCGGCGGAGTGGTCGCGCTTCGACACCCGATCCGCCGCCGACACCGTCGGCGAGGCGTCGCTGTACGCGATGTTCTGGCAGAACGGCCACATCAGCCAGGAGAGCCTCCGCGACAGTCCCGACGAGTACTCGCCGTACAACTACTCGCACCCGGCGACCGAAGGCTGGGCCGGCGACGCCGTCGTCCCCTACCAGACCGACGACGGCGAGTACGGCTACGTCTTCGAAAGCGAGTGGGACTCCGAGCGGGACGCCCGCGAGTTCGCCGACGCCTACCGCGCGACGCTGACGAACCGCCTCGGCGCAGAGCAGGTCGGCGACGGCGTCTACCGCGTCCCCGAGGAGAGTCCGTTCGGCGACGCGTTCCGCGTGACGCAGGACGGGACGACCGTCACCGTCGTCAACGCGCCGACGACCGAGCAGTTGGACGCGGTGCACGACGCGGACTGA